The nucleotide window CCTCACCAACCTGATCTGGATCCCAGTGGTGGGCACCACCATCCCCATCCTGCTGTTCGCCTGGAAGCCGGGGGGCCTGACCCTGCTCTCCTTCCCGGTGCTCCAAAGCATCGCGTTCTACCTGCTGATCACGATTGCCAACCGCAAGACGCCTTAGCGGGGCTGGGCCAGCACCACGGCCCAGGCGTTGCCCACGGGGGAGAAGCCCGCGCCGAACTCCTTGTAGTAGAGGTTCATGATGGCGCGGCAGTGCACACCCGAGCGCAGCCACCAGCGCACCGCCCTGGCCGGGCTAGGGCTTCTTCCCTTGAAGATGATCTCCGACATGCGCGTGTAGCGATACCCGGCGCGGCTGAGGCGCACCCGGGGGCCCACGCCGCCGTAGTAGTGGGAGAGGAAGCCCTTGCGGCCCATGTTGAGGGCGTGGCCCAAAGCCACCTTTGCCAGCGTCGCATCATACTTCAAGGGCGGGAGGGGGGAGCCACCCCCGCCCCCCGGACAGCGCACCCCCTGCACCCTGGCCTGGTTGATCAGGCCCAGTAGCTGAGCCTC belongs to Calidithermus timidus DSM 17022 and includes:
- a CDS encoding CAP domain-containing protein; this encodes MMRWVMLGVLLLSGFSLAASLEAQLLGLINQARVQGVRCPGGGGGSPLPPLKYDATLAKVALGHALNMGRKGFLSHYYGGVGPRVRLSRAGYRYTRMSEIIFKGRSPSPARAVRWWLRSGVHCRAIMNLYYKEFGAGFSPVGNAWAVVLAQPR